The Candidatus Aquicultor sp. genome includes the window GCGTAATGATGACGTCGGCTTCGCTCACAATGTGCCCGGTTGTAAAGCTGGTAAAAAGCTTGGCCTCAGGGCTTTTGATTGTAGTGGTGTCGCGGTCGAAGAGCACGAATTCCGCGCCGGTGCGATCGCACACTTCTTTAACGCCCGTTACCTGCACCAATTTATCGATTTGCCGCTGCATGTTCGGCCCACCGGGGCTGTCACCTGCAACCGGCGTGCCTCCGGCTTCCTGAACGGCCCGTATAACGGCTTCGATGACGGTCGGATGTGTCGTCACCGCTTTATCGGGTTCACAACCGCGAAGCAAGTTGATTTTTATAAGCACCGTATTGCCGGGCTTTACAAAGGCGTTTATACCACCGATCGGCTCTAATACCTCCGTGAGGGATTTGCTTACTTTGGATAGGTCGTATTCGTTGCAGCGAGCAATCGATACAATTGATTTTGGCACTATTTAGTCCACCGCCTAAGTTATCGATTATTTGAATTTAGCCATTTGTCAGCTATTTGTATCTTGCTTGTTACATGAATTCTGCTTACTATTGTCGCGCTTTGTGCTGATTAAGCAAATATTTATTCATGATTGCTTAACGGCGTTATGTTTACATCAAATGTGTCTTACGATAGAATTTCGGTAAAGTGATATGAGCTGCTAAGATGGGGAAGAAACTAGCGGTAGCTTAAGCAGAGAGGCGGGTCGAGGCTGAAAACCCGCTTGAGCGATGGTAGGTACACCACCCCTGAGCAGGCGGTGAGCCGTAACTATTATGGGAAAAGTTACGCTAAGCCGCCCGGAAGCCCACCGTTACAAGGGAAAGAGAGGCAGTCGCAGACTGCAAATAGGGTGGAACCACGGAAGCCTTCGTCCCTTAAAGACGGGGCTTTTTTTATTTTTTTACGTATGTGTACTGGAGGGTTATTAATGGACAAGATTAGCGTTGTTTTACCGGACGGGGCAAAGATCGAGCTTGATAGCGGCGGCTCTGCGTACGACTTGGCGGGGGCAATCGGGCCTCGCCTGCAAAAAGCGGCGATTGCGGCGGTGGTCAACGATGTGCTGGTTGACCTCGATACCAAGCTTAATGACGGCGATATCGTTGCGATTGTCACCGAGACCGGTGAGACCGCTGCGGATATAATCCGGCATAGTACTGCGCACGTTATGGCGCAGGCGGTCATGCGCCTCCATAAAGATGTAAAGCTCGGTATCGGCCCGTCGATAGAGGGCGGTTTCTATTACGACCTCGACCTGAGCGAGCGCATTTCGGTTGAAGACCTGCCGAAAATCGAAGCCGAAATGAAAAAGATCATCGGTGAAAACCTGCCATTCGTAAGAGAAGCCGTCAGCAAAGACGAAGCGCGCGAGATATTTAAAGATCAACCGTACAAGATCGAGCTTATCAATGAGCTCGAGGACGAGACGATTACCGTCTACCGCGACGGCGAGTTCGTCGATCTCTGCCGCGGGCCGCACGTTCCCGGCACCGGAAAGATCAAAGCGTTCAAACTCTTGAGCGTTGCGGGCGCGTACTGGCGGGGCGATGAGAACCGGCCGATGCTGCAGCGCATTTACGGAACCGCGTTTGCAAATGACAAAGACCTCAACGAGCATATCGATCGTTTAGTGGAAGCGGAGCGGCGCGACCACCGCAAGCTCGGCCGCGAACTCGATCTTTTCAGTATCGACGAGGAATTCGGCGCCGGCCTGCCGCTCTGGCATCCCAAAGGTGCGATTCTTCGTAAAGTAATCGAAGACTTTTGGAAGGACGAGCATCTCAAGCGCGACTACGAGCTGCTCATGACGCCACATATTGCCAAAGTCGACCTATGGCGCACCAGCGGTCACTGGGATTTCTACCGCGACAGCATGTTCTCGCCGATGGAAGTCGAGGGCACGGACTACATCGTAAAGCCGATGAATTGCCCCGGCCACATTCGCGTATATAAGACGCATACCAGGAGCTATCGCGACCTGCCGCTTCGCTGGGCCGAGCTCGGCACGGTCTACCGGTTCGAGAAATCGGGTGCTTTGCACGGCCTGCTTCGCGTCCGCGGCTTTACCCAGGACGATGCGCATATCTTCTGCACACCCGAGCAGATTGAAAGCGAAATTTTAAAGGTTATCGATCTTATGGATTTTGTTTTCAAGAAATTCGGATTTGATAAGTACGACGTGTACCTTTCAACGCAGCCGGAGAAATTTGTCGGCGAGCAGGAGAACTGGGATATTGCAACAAACGCGCTCCGCTCGGCGCTTGAAAAGGCGGGCTTGAAATACGAGGTAGATCCGGGCGAAGGCGTTTTCTACGGCCCGAAAATCGACGTAAAAGTACGCGACGCGCTGGGTAGAAGCTGGCAGTGCACCACCATCCAGGTCGATTTTAACCTGACCGAGCGCTTCGACGTAACCTATGTTGGGGCGGATAACCAGGAGCATCGCACCATCATGATTCACCGCGCGATCTTCGGTTCGCTCGAGCGTTTTATCGGCGTGCTCATCGAGCAATACGCCGGTGCGTTCCCGGTATGGATTGCTCCCGAGCAGGTTGTAGTGCTGCCGATTGCCGACCGCCACAACGACTATGCGGCGAGCGTTACCGCAAAGCTTAAGAGCCTCGGAGCCCGTGCGCGCGCCGATTTGCGCACCGAATCGGTCAACAAGAAGATCAGGGATGCTCAGATGATGAAAGTGCCGTATATGCTCGTTGTCGGCGATAAAGAAATCGAGAACAACGAGGTAGCAGTCCGCGACCGCAGCGGCAACCGTGGCGCAGTTGCGCTGAGCGCGTTTATCGAGGAGCTGCAAGGGGAGATGGAGCCTGGGGAATAGGGTTAGAGTGAGGCAGCTAGGGCAGAATCTTAGAACTCTGAATTCAGCAAGGGCTCGTAAAATGTTTTTACGAGCCCTTGCTGCTGTCTAAATAATAGATGGGGAGAGGATTCGAGGTCATGCCTGGTGGTTTACCGGCTAACTACTCTAAGACATGTTGTTTGGCAAACTCGCTCCGCAACTCTTTGACGCTTTATAATTCTAGCAACCTTTTTGGACACGGATTCTTCCTTTTTGGACACGCGCTATTTTCATTATTAATCGTACACTTATAATTAATGATATTACTAATTAGTAGTATATAATTTAAATGTTAGCTAACGAGCGCTTCTTGAGGCAAGTAGTTCTAAAAACCGATTATCGGCTTTTGAAAAGCCTAATTATAAA containing:
- the thrS gene encoding threonine--tRNA ligase, whose amino-acid sequence is MDKISVVLPDGAKIELDSGGSAYDLAGAIGPRLQKAAIAAVVNDVLVDLDTKLNDGDIVAIVTETGETAADIIRHSTAHVMAQAVMRLHKDVKLGIGPSIEGGFYYDLDLSERISVEDLPKIEAEMKKIIGENLPFVREAVSKDEAREIFKDQPYKIELINELEDETITVYRDGEFVDLCRGPHVPGTGKIKAFKLLSVAGAYWRGDENRPMLQRIYGTAFANDKDLNEHIDRLVEAERRDHRKLGRELDLFSIDEEFGAGLPLWHPKGAILRKVIEDFWKDEHLKRDYELLMTPHIAKVDLWRTSGHWDFYRDSMFSPMEVEGTDYIVKPMNCPGHIRVYKTHTRSYRDLPLRWAELGTVYRFEKSGALHGLLRVRGFTQDDAHIFCTPEQIESEILKVIDLMDFVFKKFGFDKYDVYLSTQPEKFVGEQENWDIATNALRSALEKAGLKYEVDPGEGVFYGPKIDVKVRDALGRSWQCTTIQVDFNLTERFDVTYVGADNQEHRTIMIHRAIFGSLERFIGVLIEQYAGAFPVWIAPEQVVVLPIADRHNDYAASVTAKLKSLGARARADLRTESVNKKIRDAQMMKVPYMLVVGDKEIENNEVAVRDRSGNRGAVALSAFIEELQGEMEPGE